A DNA window from Ornithodoros turicata isolate Travis chromosome 10, ASM3712646v1, whole genome shotgun sequence contains the following coding sequences:
- the LOC135370466 gene encoding solute carrier family 22 member 6-like, which yields MSCSSRDTLTRNNHRPNWIITTALIAGFAVTMNFYALNLLAPEINHWCKQPEDMRNYTSEQWKEIAIPKQNGKYSSCLVFQQPTSSGPNRSVINCSLWDFDPNVNVRTLTNDHHLVCGRRKMTATSRAAYFVSGLCTTPLWGHLIDAFGRRNLLITATAGTLFSTIAMIFSWSFEAFLTFRTAQAAALSLLRVVSVVALFDLSTTKTRDRNVCICHYGESFARLVLAFLTGSIIDKNVIYILLMVPASSLLYNLFTARESGKWLAATHPWLCGAVLWVNKAGILF from the coding sequence ATGTCGTGTTCCTCTCGGGACACGCTCACTCGAAACAACCATCGACCAAACTGGATAATCACTACTGCTCTGATCGCCGGATTCGCAGTGACCATGAACTTCTACGCACTCAATCTCCTGGCTCCGGAAATCAATCACTGGTGCAAACAACCGGAAGACATGAGGAACTACACTTCAGAGCAGTGGAAAGAGATAGCTATTCcgaagcagaatggcaaatatTCTAGTTGTCTTGTCTTTCAACAGCCCACATCATCAGGACCCAACAGGAGCGTAATAAACTGCTCCCTTTGGGATTTTGATCCAAACGTAAACGTCCGAACCCTGACAAACGACCACCACTTAGTCTGCGGCAGAAGAAAAATGACTGCAACATCCAGAGCCGCTTACTTCGTGTCTGGTCTGTGTACCACTCCGCTATGGGGCCACCTGATCGACGCTTTCGGTCGCAGAAATCTGCTCATCACAGCTACCGCCGGAACGTTGTTCTCTACCATCGCCATGATCTTCTCTTGGAGCTTCGAAGCGTTTCTCACGTTCCGCACAGCTCAAGCTGCAGCGCTGAGCCTGCTGAGGGTCGTCAGCGTTGTGGCCCTGTTCGACCTGTCGACAACAAAGACACGTGACCGAAACGTCTGCATTTGTCACTACGGCGAATCATTTGCACGCCTCGTACTCGCTTTTCTGACGGGCTCGATCATCGATAAGAACGTAATCTACATCTTACTCATGGTGCCGGCCTCTTCACTGCTGTACAACTTGTTCACTGCCAGGGAATCTGGCAAATGGCTCGCGGCCACGCACCCTTGGCTTTGCGGCGCTGTTTTGTGGGTCAACAAAGCAGGAATCCTCTTTTGA
- the LOC135370467 gene encoding uncharacterized protein LOC135370467, with product MFAIIFNSDGPPCTFEDMSANIFKSEGPLCTFEDMFTTIFNSQGPLCTFENMFATSFNSDGPLCTFEDMFATIINSDGPLCTFEDMFANIFSSDGPLCTFEDMFATIFNSDRPLCTFEDTVATIFNSDGPLCTFEDTFATIFNSDGPLCSFEDMFATIINSDGPLCTFEDMFATIFNSDGPLCTFEDMFATTFNSDGPLCTFEDTVATIFNSDGPLCTFEDTVATIFNSDGPLCTFEDTVATIFNSDGPLCIFEDTVATIFNSDGPLCTFEDTVATIFNSDGPLCTFEDTVATIINSDGPLCTFEDTFANIFNSDGPLCTFEDTVATIFNSDGPLCTFEDTVATIFNSDGSLCTFEDTVATIINSDGPLCTSEDTFANIFNSDGPLCTFEDTVATIFNSDGPLCTFEDTVATIFNSDGSLCTFEDTVATIINSDGPLCTFEDTFANIFNSDGPLCTFEDTVATIFNSDGPLCTFEDTVATIFNSDGPLCTFEDTVATIFNSDGPLCTFEDTVATIFNSDGPLCTFEDTVATIFNSDGPLRTFEDTVATIFNSDGPLCTFEDTVATIFNSDGPLCTFEDTVATIFNSDWPLCTFEDTVATILNSDGPVCTFEDTVATILNSDGPLCTFEDTVATILNSDGPLCTFDDTVATVFNSDGPLCTFEDTVATVFNSDGPLCTFEDTVATIFNSGGPLCTFEDTVATVFNSDGPLCTFEDTVATIFNSGGPLCTFEDTVATIFNSDGPLCTFEDTVATIFNSDGPLCTFEDTVATVFNSDGPLCTFEDTVATIFNSDGPLCTFEDTIATIFNSVGPLCTFEDTVATIFNSDGPLCTVLQRLLLVTSWPPVCSPPQLICSEYILI from the coding sequence ATGTTCGCAATTATTTTCAACTCGGACGGGCCACCATGTACATTTGAGGACATGTCCGCAAATATTTTCAAATCGGAAGGCCCACTATGTACGTTTGAGGACATGTTTACAACTATTTTCAACTCGCAGGGGCCACTATGTACTTTTGAGAACATGTTCGCAACTAGTTTCAACTCAGACGGGCCACTATGTACTTTTGAGGACATGTTCGCAACTATTATCAACTCGGACGGGCCACTATGTACTTTTGAGGACAtgttcgcaaatattttcagCTCGGACGGGCCATTATGTACTTTTGAGGACATGTTCGCAACTATTTTCAACTCGGACAGGCCACTATGTACTTTTGAGGACACGGTCGCGACTATTTTCAACTCGGACGGGCCATTATGTACTTTTGAGGACACGTTCGCAACTATTTTCAACTCGGACGGGCCACTATGTAGTTTTGAGGACATGTTCGCAACTATTATCAACTCGGACGGGCCACTATGTACTTTTGAGGACATGTTCGCAACTATTTTCAACTCGGACGGGCCACTATGTACTTTTGAGGACATGTTTGCAACTACTTTCAACTCGGACGGGCCACTATGTACTTTTGAGGACACGGTCGCGACTATTTTCAACTCGGACGGGCCACTATGTACTTTTGAGGACACAGTCGCGACTATTTTCAACTCGGACGGGCCACTATGTACTTTTGAGGACACGGTCGCGACTATTTTCAACTCGGACGGGCCACTATGTATTTTTGAGGACACGGTCGCGACGATTTTCAACTCGGACGGGCCACTATGTACTTTTGAGGACACGGTCGCGACTATTTTCAACTCGGACGGGCCACTATGTACTTTTGAGGACACGGTCGCGACTATTATCAACTCGGACGGGCCACTATGTACTTTTGAGGACACCTTCGCAAATATTTTCAACTCGGACGGGCCACTATGTACTTTTGAGGACACGGTCGCGACGATTTTCAACTCGGACGGGCCACTATGTACTTTTGAGGACACGGTCGCGACTATTTTCAACTCGGACGGGTCACTATGTACTTTTGAGGACACGGTCGCGACTATTATCAACTCGGACGGGCCACTATGTACTTCTGAGGACACCTTCGCAAATATTTTCAACTCGGACGGGCCACTATGTACTTTTGAGGACACGGTCGCGACGATTTTCAACTCGGACGGGCCACTATGTACTTTTGAGGACACGGTCGCGACTATTTTCAACTCGGACGGGTCACTATGTACTTTTGAGGACACGGTCGCGACTATTATCAACTCGGACGGGCCACTATGTACTTTTGAGGACACCTTCGCAAATATTTTCAACTCGGACGGGCCACTATGTACTTTTGAGGACACGGTCGCGACTATTTTCAACTCGGACGGGCCACTATGTACTTTTGAGGACACGGTCGCGACTATTTTCAACTCGGACGGGCCACTATGTACTTTTGAGGACACGGTCGCGACTATTTTCAACTCGGACGGGCCACTATGTACTTTTGAGGACACGGTCGCGACTATTTTCAACTCGGACGGGCCACTATGTACTTTTGAGGACACGGTCGCGACTATTTTCAACTCGGACGGGCCACTACGTACTTTTGAGGACACGGTCGCGACTATTTTCAACTCGGACGGGCCACTATGTACTTTTGAGGACACGGTCGCGACTATTTTCAACTCGGACGGGCCACTATGTACTTTTGAGGACACGGTCGCGACTATTTTCAACTCGGACTGGCCACTATGTACTTTTGAGGACACGGTCGCGACTATTTTAAACTCGGACGGGCCAGTATGTACTTTTGAGGACACGGTCGCGACTATTTTAAACTCGGACGGGCCACTATGTACTTTTGAGGACACGGTCGCGACTATTTTAAACTCGGACGGGCCACTATGTACTTTTGACGACACGGTCGCGACTGTTTTCAACTCGGACGGGCCACTATGTACTTTTGAGGACACGGTCGCGACTGTTTTCAACTCGGACGGGCCACTATGTACTTTTGAGGACACGGTCGCGACTATTTTCAACTCGGGCGGGCCACTATGTACTTTTGAGGACACGGTCGCGACTGTTTTCAACTCGGACGGGCCACTATGTACTTTTGAGGACACGGTCGCGACTATTTTCAACTCGGGCGGGCCACTATGTACTTTTGAGGACACGGTCGCGACTATTTTCAACTCGGACGGGCCACTATGTACCTTTGAGGACACGGTCGCGACTATTTTCAACTCGGACGGGCCACTATGTACTTTTGAGGACACGGTCGCGACTGTTTTCAACTCGGACGGGCCACTATGTACTTTTGAGGACACGGTCGCGACTATTTTCAACTCGGACGGGCCACTATGTACTTTTGAGGACACGATCGCGACTATTTTCAACTCGGTCGGGCCACTATGTACTTTTGAGGACACGGTCGCGACTATTTTCAACTCGGACGGGCCATTATGTACTGTATTACAACGCTTGCTTTTGGTGACATCGTGGCCGCCGGTCTGCTCGCCTCCTCAGCTGATTTGCTCGGAATATATTTTAATTTGA